The sequence below is a genomic window from Acetivibrio clariflavus DSM 19732.
ATTATGAACGGTAACGCTGACAGTTACATCAGAAGGATGGCTCAAGATATGAAATACTATGGAAAGGAAATTTGGTTAAGGCCTTTGCATGAAGCCAACGGTGATTGGTATCCGTGGGCTATAGGTTATGCAGGCGGCAAAAACACAAACAGCACATATATAGCTGCCTTCAGGCGTATTGTAGACATTTTCAGAAGTGAAGGAGCAAATAATGTAAAGTGGGTATTCAACGTAAACTGCAATAATGTAGGCCCAAATACTTCCTTTACGGGAATTTACCCCGGTGATAATTATGTAGATTACACTTCCATAGACGGCTATAATTGGGGAACAACACAATCGTGGGGAAGCAAATGGCAATCTTTCGATGAAATCTTTTCGGAAGCATACAACAGCTTAAGAAACTATAACAAGCCAATTATCATAGCTGAATGGGCTTCAGCAGAAATAGGTGGCAACAAGGCACAGTGGATTACCGATTCCTTTAATAGAATTAAATCCTCCTATGACAAAATTTTTGCAGCAGTTTGGTTTAACCACAATAAAGAAACCGACTGGAGGATCAATTCAAGCGAAGCAGCTTTAAATGCCTATAGGAATGCTATCAAGAAAACGAGTGCCACACCGACAGCCACACAAGTGCTCAATCCAACACCAACACCTTCATCCGCTGTTATTTACGGCGATGTGAATCAAGATGGTACTTTCAATTCAATAGATTACGGATTTTTAAAAATGTATCTGCTTGGTATGGTAAAGGAAGATTCCATTAACAAACAAGCAGCCGATGTTGACGGAAATGGAACAATCGATTCAATTGACTTTGCATATATGAAGATGCATTTACTTGGTATGATTAATAAGTTTCCTGTACAGGAAAATATATAGCTTATACAAGCTAGTAAGGGAATGTTTTTGTTAATCTCAAATTTTATTTTTTGACTATCCCCAAACCGGTAAGTGGTAATATCCCACTCTCCGGTTTATTTTTTTCAATAAGCAATAATGTATCCATCTTTAAATCCATCAATTCATTAAATATAATAATTTTCTTCATACCTTATCGGACTTTTTATAGACTCAGCCAAGTTAGGATAACGCGAATAGTTTGTCAAATATTCATCTTATTTTGAGACAGCTCCATATTAAGTAATAGACCCCAAAATTAAATATGTACTAAATTTTTAATGCTTTCAATCTCTTCCAGTTCAAACTTGTACCTTTTATAAAATTCGTTATCATAGTTTATCATTTCCTGAAAAAATAATTTGGCTGCTTTTAAAATTTCTTGTAAAAATTCATCTCTGGGTAATACATGAGACATTATTCTGTTTTGAACTTGAATTTGGAATAATATCGATTTTCTCAAATCTTTAATAATAATTTTAACCGGCTGATCTGGAAAATAAGTTTCTGCTTCTCCATTTAAAATAGCCATTTTTATTGTACTGACTATATAACTCCACAATTGATCAATCAAATCCCACAAATCAAAATCCATTATCTTTTTGTCATAATAATAAATAATAATTGCTCCTTCAATATAGAAACGGTCTAAATTTTTAATTATTTCAGTCATTTCATTTTTATCATCTATGGCTATAAAATACTGCTGATAATTAGTAATTGCATCTTCTAAATTCTCTATTGTTTTCCCGGGTCTGAGTAAGAATGATTTTATTTGAAACATAGTTTCTCCTTTCCTATTGTAAAAATACAGTTGACCAGTTCTTCGTTTTCTCAAGCATGGTTGAATGATTAAAATTTACTGAAAAAGAAATGCCTTGTCAGAACATCTGGTCCCATCAAGGCTAATAGTATTATATACTAATCCTCAATTCTTACCTCCGGTTTAAATCCTGCAATTTCTTCATCGACTAGCTTAATCTTCTCGACTTTATACACGAAAATAGTATTCGGATGCAACTGACTCTTGTATGTCGCGATACCTATGTATGAATCTTTGTGAGGTGTATGTTTCTTACTGGCTAAAGTGTAGGTCATTTGTTTAATCTCACGGTTAGCCGAAATAATCATGTTATTCGTACTAAAATCAAAATCCGGTACCTTTAAAATATACTCCTTGATGTAAGGAAACTTATCCTCAGAAAACATTACCCACCATGTTCCGATCAATTCCTCTTCAGTATTTACTCTGGCAACTTCAACCAATTCTAATTCAATGGGCTTATTCATATAGGTATACCTCAATATTCCTGCCAGCAGCAGTAAAATAACAGCCAATACAATTATGGCTTTTAACACCTTTCTAATACCCAATCCCTCCTTAAAGCAGCATATAAATATATAAACTGAACCTTAAAGTCTCAGATAATATTACCGTTTTCATCTCTTGTACAGGTATTTTCATCTAACGGGAAGACAATAAGAAATGTAGTTTTAACTTTGTCGGAATCTTTTACTTCTATTGTACCCCCCTGCTTTATTACCAGTTCCTTCACCAGTGCAAGCCCTAATCCTGTGCCACCGGTCTGCCTTGATCTATTCTTGTCCAATCGGTAAAAGGGTTCAAAAATCTTTTTTCTTTCCTCTTCCGGTATATAACCGCCTGTGTTTTCCACTTCAATATGGACATTGTCCCCCTGTTTAAAGCACCTGACGAATATTCGCCCCTGATCTGTGTTATACTTTATTGCATTATCCAGTACATTAACCAGTATATGATTCATACTTTCCCTGTCTGCCAATACATATGCTTTTTCCAGCTGCATTTCGAGACGTATGCCAAGTTTTTCCATTCGTCCTTTCATATTACTGCAAATTGTCTCAATCAATTCACTTATTTCAACTTTCTCCTTATTCAGTTCAAAATCATATTTTTCAAGGGCTGATAAATGCAGAACTTTATCAACCATACTCTCCAACCGCAGGGTTTCTTTTCCAATAACCTCCCTGGCCTGTTCCAGAAGATTTGCATCCTCAGGATACATTGAAATCAAATCCAAATACGCTTTTATTGAGGTAAGAGGAGTTTTAAATTCGTGGGTAATGTTGCCTATAAAGCGTTTTTGTTCTTTCTCAAGCTTCGATAATTTTTCCACTGCCAATTTCAGTTTTCTTTCTTCCTGCCTCATGTTCTCAATATTGTCACGTATTCGGCAGCTCATGTAATATATACCTTCACTTAATTCCCCTAGTTCGTCTCTTCTCTTTAAAACAGGAATCTGATAGTTTCCGTTCTTTATTATATCAGAATAGTTTTTGAGTTTCAAAATACCATTGGAAAAAGAGTTGAAATACATAACAGCAACAATAAAACCAAAGATTAATACTGCTGTACCGACAACTATAAAAATATGTCTGATTTTATTATAATAATCCTCATATTGCTTTAAAGAATAGGAAATTTGAATTACTCCGGCCTGTTCATTTCGAATAATCAGCGGTGTGAAATAATATAACAGATTCCCCTCAACCATGTAAGCAATCTTTCCCTCAAGGGCATAGGAAATGGCACCACTTGTTTCAGTTTCGGATTTAGCCGGAAGAGTTGAACCCACTATGTTACCGTCAATATCATATATAATAACCGGCCTGTTGATTAAGCGGTTTATGTAATCCGCCAGTTCTTTCCCGTTCTCTTCTAAAAATTGCTTATAGGAGTCCAAGCCTTTGGAAAAATACCGTTCATTTATATACAAGTTTGCCGTTTTTCCATAGGAGGCCAAAATTTCTTCATACTGCATCACATGCTCATTCTTAACACCTTTTAGCACAAGAATGCTTAAAGCAAAGACCGTTAATGACAAAAGCAATGCCAAAAATATGCTGTGTTTAATCTTTATACTAATCCTCATAATACTCCTTTGTGGCTTTATAACCCACACCGTGCACAGTAGTAATAATATCCTGGTAGTTCCCCAGTTTCTTTCTCAATCGTTGAACATGAATATCGACAGTTCTTGTACCTCCGGCATAGTCCATGCCCCAAATTCTGTCTAGAAGTTCATCCCTTGTAAAAACCCTGTCTATATTGGAAAGCAGCAAAAACAGCAGGTCAAATTCCTTAGGTGTCAAATCCAGCACTTTTTTACCGACACTTACTTTTCTGCTTTCGTAAAGTACCTGCAAATCCTGTATAACTATATCCATGCAATGTTTAGTTTCTTCAGCAGTCGCATTTATCCGTCTTAAAAGTGATTTTACCCTTGCCATAAGTTCTCTCATATCAAAGGGCTTTGTAACATAATCATCTGCTCCCAATTCAAGCCCCAAAACTTTGTCCACTATATCGTTCTTCGCTGTAAGCAAAATAATTCCGACTTTATTGCTGTCCTTTATCTTCCTCATTAAATCGAACCCACTCATTTCGGGCATCATTACATCCAGAATCATCAAAGCTGGATTAAAACCCTGGAATATTGAAAGAGCATTTTTTCCGTCATAAGCCACTTCAACATTATATCCTTCTCTTCTTAAAGCATAAGCTATGGCATCGGCTATATTAACTTCATCATCCACTACAAGAATTTTATCTGCCATCTAATTTTCTCCTGTCAATTTTTGATTTACATTTATAATATTTTTTATTTGCTCCAACTAAAACAACTGAAAATTATAATACTATAAATTATTTCATTCTACTATTCAAATCAATAAATTGCCACTATACAGTTAGTATTCTCCAACATTCCATTGTTATCCTTCAAGTCATCAGTCTTAATAGTGAATCGTTCAATAAATGGCATTTTAGGCAAAAGAAATGAATAATTTCTTAATAAAATATAATATTTACTGTAATCCTATTCCAACTATTTGCCGATAAAGATATCGGCTTACATAAATTTGTCATCGGGAGGAATTGTATGCAAATCTCAAAAGTTCACACCGGTATTTTTTTAATACTATGTGTTATGACACTTTTAGGTACAGTTTTCTCGGGTAAAGTGCAGAGTAACACCCTCGGCTATAACTATTCAGAGGATTTGAACACCACGAATTTTTATGCTGTGTTTTCACTGAACAATGGCGACAAATTGGCTATCGGAAATGCACCTTATGATGCAAATATGGTTTCCGTCAGGTTTGACAGTAAAGGAAATGTTTTGTGGAAAAGATACTTTGGAGTCTATGAAAGTAACAGTGTTTTAACCAATGCCAAAGTTACAGAAAATATCGACGAAAGCATTACTATAATGGGCTTTTTCAGTAATAATCCCGCAGACATTGATAATACCGTCTGCGTTGAACTCACCCTCAGTTCTGACGGAAAACTTCTGCGTACAGATATAATAAGCGATAATTCGCCATAACTAAAATAATGTTCTCTTCTTTTTTATGTATACTATAACAAACGTCAAATACGCTAAAACAGGAATAATAGAAAAATATTTCAGTATTCTTCCATCACTAAACCTCAAATATAGCGAAACAGCAAGTAAAAGTACAAATCCTCCCATTTTTACAATAGCCTTCTCTACCTCCAGCATAGTAAAAAAAAGTTTGGCTTCTTCATTCATTGGATCAATCCCCAAAACTTTTCTATAATTTTCCTTTGCTTCACGCCAATTTCCCATATAAGCCTCAGCTCTTCCGGCAAACTGAAGCTTGCTTCTTTCAGAAGCTCCGGTATTCATATATATTCGAATTAATTCTTTCAATTGATTTTTGTCTTTTTTTCTTTTTGCAGTGATCAGTAAATATTTAAGTATTATAGGATCAGTACTGTCTTCGCTGAAGGCTTCTTCTACCATCTTTATGCCCTCTTCTTTTCTTCCTCTTTTCCATAGAGAATATCCATACAAAGCCTTTACATCTGCTTCACTTGTACTTATTTTGCTTATGTTGTCGTAATACAGATCCACACTATCATAATCGCCTTTTTCATTGTGATAAAGCATCATCAGTATGTATACCGCTAACGGCCTCATACCATGTTCCAGTGACTTTTGACACAACTCAATGGCATTGTCAATTCTACCAAAATAATATTCACATACAGACATATCATAATAAGCATAGGGATAATCAGGATATTCTGTTATCAAATTCGAGGCAATTGCCTTAGCCTTTTCATAACGCCCAAGTCTGATAAAATGTTGCACTTGCTTCCTGATTTTATAGGCTTCTGTGTTTATTCCATATCCCATTATCGTCACCTATCAAAATATTACTTGTATTTTTAAGACCTCTTAAATGTCTTAAATATTTCAAAGGTTAAAAAGGTTTATAATTTTTCTTATGTTTTCCCTAATTTCACTTAGTCCGACAATATCGACGAGTACTTTATTGTTAATCTAAAACATATCCCTTCTGTATTTGCATATTATTATAACAATCATAAAATACAGAAATATTAAAAAAACGGATAAAAACTTGAATATTTTTTCCTCATAGCCAAAAAATGCTATAGCAGCAGCTAGAAACATATATACGCCAAACTTTACCAGATGTTTATTCATATCTGTCCAAGCTAAAAAAGCATCAGCTTTCAAGTCCGCTGGATCAATACTCAAAACTTTTTCAAAATTTTTCTTTGCTTCACGCCAATTTCCCAGATGCGCCTCAACTCTGCCGGCAAACATCAATATATCTTTTTCGGAAGCACCTGTATTCATATATATATTTATTAATTCTCTCAATCGTTTTTTATCTTTACCGCCTCTTTTAGCAGTGCACAATATATAATAAAGTATGGCAGGATTTGTACTGTCTTCACTAAAGGCCTCTTCTATCATATTTCTGCCTTCTTTTTTCCTTCCTCTTTTCCACAATGAATATCCATACATAGCCCGTACATCTGCTTTGATTGCACCCATTTTATTTATATTGTTGTAATAAAACTCAACACTTTTATAATCACCTTTATGATTGTGATAAAGCATCATCGCCGTATATACCGTTAATGGCGCCATACCAAGTTCCAGGGATTTTTGGCACAATTCAATTGCATTGTCAATTCTGCCCAAGTAATATTCACATAATGCCATATCATAATAAGCAAAAGCAAAATCAGGATATTTTGATATTAAATCCGATGCTATTGCCTTAGCCTTTTCATAACGCCTAAGGTCAATAAAATGCTGTACCTGCTTCCTGATTTCATAGGCTTCCAAGTTTATTCCATTCCCCAATGTTATCACCTGTCAAGATATGCTCTGTATTTTTTAAGAAACATTTCCACATCTCTAAACATACCGCTGTTACTTCCATACTTTATATATGTTTCCATTGTTCTCAACCAATCGAGGGTTGAAGGTTTTGTCTTTTCGATGGCAAAAATCAAATCATCCATGTTTATTTTTCTTTCAATCCCCGTCTTCATAATTGAGCCAATTACATTTTCAACTGCATGCTCAACTACATTTTCAATATCCGCACCGGAATATAATTCTGTTCTCTTTGCAAGAGTCATATAATCTATGTCTTCAATGGGTCTTCCCTTAAGTTTTAAAGCAAATATCTCTTTTCTGGCATACACATCGGGCGGCATGACAAAAATAAGCTTGTCAAAACGTCCCGGCCTTCTCAAAGCAGGATCAACGTCCCAGGGCATATTTGTGGCACCAATAATAAGTATTTTTTCGTTACTGCTATCTATGCCTTCCAGTTCTACAAGAAATTGATCAATAATAGGCCTCATATTCTCACTAGACAGTTTAGCACGGTTAAAACCTATTGTATCTATCTCGTCAAAAAACAGCACACAGGGCTTCTTTGCCCTTGCCTTGATAAATATGTCTCTAATATTTTGAGAACTTACTCCAAAATACGGGTCAAGTATATCTGTTATATGTACAGGAATAAAATTTGCCTTGCACTCACCGGCAGTTGCCTTTGCAATAAAGGTTTTGCCACACCCGGGAGGTCCATAGAGAAGAATTCCCCCTCCGGATTTCTTCTTGAATTTTTCAAACAGTCCGGGAGAAGAAAAAGGCTTTATAATTTTCATTCTTATAGTTTCCTTAAGCTCATCCAGTCCTCCGACATCGGAAAAAGTGACACTTTTATCCGTGTCTTCATCCAACGGAACATTTCCTCTCCGCTTTCCCTCTATAACTCTAAGGGGAATAAGCTTACTTTCATCTTCATTCTCTTCAAAATCCAACTCTCCTGAAGTTTGATTATCTTTATTGTTTTCTCCGTTTTCTATACTGTCAAAATTATTTAAATATATTGAATTTTCGCCGTCATCCACAGGCATTGAATCTTTATTAAGGCAAGACGACTCTGATAAACTGCTGAGAGCTGTAATTATCTCGTTCTTAATGCTGTCATCACAATATTTTAATGCTTCCGAAAAGGCTTTCAATGCTTCACTGATATTGTTGTTCTGGGAATGTTCGAGACCAAGCAAATACCATGCATTAGCGTCCTTTGGATTTGCTTTTATCATTTTATTTATCAGTTCAATCTTATCCATTTTTATCCTCCCGAAAAAATGCTTGAATTTATTATATCATAAGGTCTATTTTATTAAAAACAAGGCCAGAGAGAATAATCCCAGAATTCCGATTATTATCAATGAAACAGAATCTTTATACAATGGATTTTCACCAACTTCTATAAAAGTGGGATTTCTTTTATGATATTTTATCTGTATCTTATCTCCTATTTGACTGTCAGGAATTTGTTTTCTCGAACTAACTTTGTACTCCTTTTCACCAACAGTATATGATAGTATGGCAATTCCATATTCAGTATAACCTGTTATTACTGCCTGTGTGTCCACTGCATTGTTTTTAAAGTCAATTTCAGTATATTTAAAAAAAATGCCCGACAGTATAATAAAGATAAATGTTGCAAAAGCCATCGGAACAAATAAATTTGAAATCTTTTTAATGTTCTAATTTTATCACAAAATATATTTGAAAGAACTTCAAATCTGCCAATTCATTTATCTTCATATATTTCAGCATTTTTAGTTGCAGAAAATCAATTAAATCTACTAAGTAAAAAACTAGTAGTAAGTATAAATATACAAACTACTAGTTTTGAGCACTAATACAACTTATCGTATTTGTTATAATCTTCTAATTACAGTAGTATATTTAATCATTAAGTTTTACCATTTCCGGCTTAATTTCTGTTCCGGAAAGCAAATTATACAATGCTTCGAAAAAGTCATCTCCCAGCTTCAACAACCAATCATCATATCCACCATAAAAGTGACCATCTTCGGTTATGCAAATAGTCATACAATGCTTTGGAAGATCTGCAACAGGTACCATTGTAGTATTACAGTGTCTGCCATACGCATCTATAACAGATTTAAAAACACCTGTTTTTCTAGGATCTACATATATTGTATTTATAAATTTATTATTTTTTGGATTATTAAAGCTAATTTTCAGCAATCCAAACTCTTCCAAAAAA
It includes:
- a CDS encoding dockerin type I domain-containing protein, whose translation is MLKNRKQSILMAILLLLGLTLFPITGNSAETELKIGAWLGSQPTDAGIKELNQLQGRNLDIVHMFINWSTNFDFVRPHADAVYANNAILLITWEPWEYDTVQIMNGNADSYIRRMAQDMKYYGKEIWLRPLHEANGDWYPWAIGYAGGKNTNSTYIAAFRRIVDIFRSEGANNVKWVFNVNCNNVGPNTSFTGIYPGDNYVDYTSIDGYNWGTTQSWGSKWQSFDEIFSEAYNSLRNYNKPIIIAEWASAEIGGNKAQWITDSFNRIKSSYDKIFAAVWFNHNKETDWRINSSEAALNAYRNAIKKTSATPTATQVLNPTPTPSSAVIYGDVNQDGTFNSIDYGFLKMYLLGMVKEDSINKQAADVDGNGTIDSIDFAYMKMHLLGMINKFPVQENI
- a CDS encoding sensor histidine kinase produces the protein MRISIKIKHSIFLALLLSLTVFALSILVLKGVKNEHVMQYEEILASYGKTANLYINERYFSKGLDSYKQFLEENGKELADYINRLINRPVIIYDIDGNIVGSTLPAKSETETSGAISYALEGKIAYMVEGNLLYYFTPLIIRNEQAGVIQISYSLKQYEDYYNKIRHIFIVVGTAVLIFGFIVAVMYFNSFSNGILKLKNYSDIIKNGNYQIPVLKRRDELGELSEGIYYMSCRIRDNIENMRQEERKLKLAVEKLSKLEKEQKRFIGNITHEFKTPLTSIKAYLDLISMYPEDANLLEQAREVIGKETLRLESMVDKVLHLSALEKYDFELNKEKVEISELIETICSNMKGRMEKLGIRLEMQLEKAYVLADRESMNHILVNVLDNAIKYNTDQGRIFVRCFKQGDNVHIEVENTGGYIPEEERKKIFEPFYRLDKNRSRQTGGTGLGLALVKELVIKQGGTIEVKDSDKVKTTFLIVFPLDENTCTRDENGNII
- a CDS encoding response regulator transcription factor, whose amino-acid sequence is MADKILVVDDEVNIADAIAYALRREGYNVEVAYDGKNALSIFQGFNPALMILDVMMPEMSGFDLMRKIKDSNKVGIILLTAKNDIVDKVLGLELGADDYVTKPFDMRELMARVKSLLRRINATAEETKHCMDIVIQDLQVLYESRKVSVGKKVLDLTPKEFDLLFLLLSNIDRVFTRDELLDRIWGMDYAGGTRTVDIHVQRLRKKLGNYQDIITTVHGVGYKATKEYYED
- a CDS encoding tetratricopeptide repeat protein, whose translation is MGYGINTEAYKIRKQVQHFIRLGRYEKAKAIASNLITEYPDYPYAYYDMSVCEYYFGRIDNAIELCQKSLEHGMRPLAVYILMMLYHNEKGDYDSVDLYYDNISKISTSEADVKALYGYSLWKRGRKEEGIKMVEEAFSEDSTDPIILKYLLITAKRKKDKNQLKELIRIYMNTGASERSKLQFAGRAEAYMGNWREAKENYRKVLGIDPMNEEAKLFFTMLEVEKAIVKMGGFVLLLAVSLYLRFSDGRILKYFSIIPVLAYLTFVIVYIKKKRTLF
- a CDS encoding tetratricopeptide repeat protein — translated: MITLGNGINLEAYEIRKQVQHFIDLRRYEKAKAIASDLISKYPDFAFAYYDMALCEYYLGRIDNAIELCQKSLELGMAPLTVYTAMMLYHNHKGDYKSVEFYYNNINKMGAIKADVRAMYGYSLWKRGRKKEGRNMIEEAFSEDSTNPAILYYILCTAKRGGKDKKRLRELINIYMNTGASEKDILMFAGRVEAHLGNWREAKKNFEKVLSIDPADLKADAFLAWTDMNKHLVKFGVYMFLAAAIAFFGYEEKIFKFLSVFLIFLYFMIVIIICKYRRDMF
- a CDS encoding AAA family ATPase gives rise to the protein MDKIELINKMIKANPKDANAWYLLGLEHSQNNNISEALKAFSEALKYCDDSIKNEIITALSSLSESSCLNKDSMPVDDGENSIYLNNFDSIENGENNKDNQTSGELDFEENEDESKLIPLRVIEGKRRGNVPLDEDTDKSVTFSDVGGLDELKETIRMKIIKPFSSPGLFEKFKKKSGGGILLYGPPGCGKTFIAKATAGECKANFIPVHITDILDPYFGVSSQNIRDIFIKARAKKPCVLFFDEIDTIGFNRAKLSSENMRPIIDQFLVELEGIDSSNEKILIIGATNMPWDVDPALRRPGRFDKLIFVMPPDVYARKEIFALKLKGRPIEDIDYMTLAKRTELYSGADIENVVEHAVENVIGSIMKTGIERKINMDDLIFAIEKTKPSTLDWLRTMETYIKYGSNSGMFRDVEMFLKKYRAYLDR
- a CDS encoding SUKH-3 domain-containing protein produces the protein MDKYEVAKKKLIDSGWYEGRKIDISDLEKSLTEDGYVVSNTVRDFLEEFGLLKISFNNPKNNKFINTIYVDPRKTGVFKSVIDAYGRHCNTTMVPVADLPKHCMTICITEDGHFYGGYDDWLLKLGDDFFEALYNLLSGTEIKPEMVKLND